A genomic stretch from Schistosoma haematobium chromosome 4, whole genome shotgun sequence includes:
- the SLC7A5_4 gene encoding Large neutral amino acids transporter small subunit 1 (EggNog:ENOG410V61J~COG:E): MAENKKLDDDVTVVVDKPDDVKLKRSIGIVTSITILVGSMIGSGIFVSPTGILRNVRSIGATLIIWVACGIFSMLGAYCYAELGTIIERSGGDYIYVYEAFGPFIGFLRLWMEVMVVRPVTVAIVALAFGEYVVVPLYPNCPLPIMLVRILAVLCITFLSFANSFLIKFSTRIQDIFTFAKLAALTMIIVTGFVQIGFGRYEGLKEPFVDSNWSPGKIANAFYSGLFAYGGWNNLNCMVEEMRNPRKHLPIAIVVSCLLVTLLYTAANVAYVTVVPVAEMLTTRAVAVTFANRIYGMFWWIMPIFVACSTFGSANGTILTTSRVFVAASQRKQMPAFISYLHTDRLTPLPAVLFTCIISIIYLLAGDIFTLMNYMGFVQWLAIGLCVLIVVIFSFTRPNIQRPVKAPIIFAIIYLVVTASLLIFSFYGSPQESLYGILIILTGIPVYIFGCAWSPKPKSFQEKMINITIGLQKLFRIVPSS, translated from the exons ATGGCAGAAAACAAGAAGTTGGATGATGACGTCACCGTTGTCGTAGATAAACCAGATGATGTAAAACTGAAGCGATCTATTGGTATTGTAACCAGTATCACCATCTTAGTAGGGTCAATGATTGGCTCAGGAATATTTGTCAGTCCTACTGGTATTCTGAGGAACGTTAGAAGCATAGGAGCTACTCTTATTATATGGGTTGCATGTGGGATCTTCAGTATGCTCGGGGCGTACTGTTATGCAGAACTTGGCACGATAATAGAGCGATCCGGAGGggattatatttatgtatatgaaGCATTTGGACCATTTATTGGATTTTTGCGTTTGTGGATGGAAGTCATGGTTGTAAGACCTGTAACTGTCGCTATCGTGGCTTTAGCATTTGGGGAGTATGTTGTTGTACCTTTGTATCCAAACTGTCCGCTTCCCATTATGTTGGTCAGGATTTTGGCGGTTTTATGTATTA CATTTTTAAGCTTCGCCAATTCCTTTTTAATCAAATTTTCAACCAGAATACAAGATATATTTACATTTGCGAAACTTGCCGCTCTTACAATGATCATTGTAACCGGATTTGTACAGATCGGATTTG GTCGTTATGAAGGGCTGAAAGAACCTTTCGTCGATTCAAACTGGAGTCCTGGTAAAATAGCTAATGCATTTTACAGTGGTTTATTTGCTTATGGTGGCTGGAATAACTTAAATTGTATGGTTGAAGAAATGAGGAACCCCAGGAAACATTTGCCCATAGCAATTGTGGTATCGTGCTTGCTAGTGACCCTACTTTACACAGCTGCTAATGTGGCTTATGTGACAGTCGTACCAGTTGCAGAGATGTTGACCACAAGAGCTGTGGCTGTG ACATTTGCTAATAGAATATACGGAATGTTTTGGTGGATAATGCCAATATTTGTTGCTTGTTCAACGTTTGGGAGTGCTAATGGAACTATATTAACTACATCGAGAGTATTTGTTGCTGCTAGTCAGCGTAAGCAAATGCCAGCGTTTATCAGTTACTTGCACACGGATCGATTAACACCTCTTCCGGCTGTTCTGTTCACT TGTATCATATCAATAATTTACTTGCTTGCTGGAGATATTTTCACACTTATGAATTATATGGGTTTTGTTCAATGGTTGGCAATCGGTCTTTGTGTtctgattgtagtaattttcagTTTTACTCGTCCTAATATTCAACGTCCGGTTAAG GCTCCTATAATATTCGCCATTATCTACTTAGTAGTTACTGCATCTCTGTTAATTTTCTCTTTTTATGGATCACCTCAAGAATCAT TATATGGTATTTTGATCATTTTAACCGGTATACCGGTTTACATATTCGGTTGTGCGTGGAGTCCTAAACCGAAATCATTTCAGGAAAAAATGA TAAACATCACGATTGGATTACAAAAACTTTTCCGTATTGTACCATCCAGTTGA